Proteins co-encoded in one Euzebya rosea genomic window:
- a CDS encoding cell wall-binding repeat-containing protein, translating into MHRRLLLLALVPCLLASLLVAAPVAAHPERPAEFPAGALGTPAYRFDGDTHVVCKPDTEARLQVLPDALRTRNEALLEDCAFEHINEAIAEVEANGEQGSRILVMPGVYREEPYVGAVDPACLEIEPPADDEGGGIMDIGAIPLPPMQQHELYQQEDPTEDEGNNNPGALVLSYEQQRECPFLQNLIPILGDTDGDSVCDNALCNLQIEGTGASPLDTVIDGDYSQLNGIRADRADGLYLRNFTVQRFEFNAVYIIESDGFVFEEMITRWNDEYGFLSFAVDHGLYQNCEGYGNGDSAIYPGSATDLNQDAGLFDDNEGLRFGTEIRGCRGHHNTLGYSGTAGNSVHTHHNEFDRNLVGAATDSLFPDHPGLPQDHAYFHDNLFHSNNTGYYERDLLAGKCTGPFSERDYDEGIVCPVVPLPVGTGLVLAGGNYNLFENNRVYDNWRQGTFQFFVPATLRGEDAPDKQFDTSNFNTWRGSTYGVNINGLAQPNGTDMVWDGEGEGNCWTDNVGIDGGAPTTAVGDGSGVFQVPGIPLPGCDPRPPFTPGPGIVTAAQCASYSRGSEPNPPGCNWFSTPEPPADRTPEGPTVDRLAGAERIETNLMTSREAFPGQSANVVLATADNFADALAGAPLAAHLEAPLLITPTGGLDDRVAEEITRLGAQRVWLLGETAALSDTVVADLEALGIREITRVGGANRFETATLIAGMIGSGNAFLVEGGDFASALSASAVGALVGRPVLLTSADTISPELETFLEGGLMVDIRLVGSAVSDAVMAQLPVVQPRIVDIERTAGADAVETSAMMAELGVQIGQDDTELWIATVDNWPDALGAAAAAAVDEGVLLQVPASLDGESPVLDYITEKNSILEHIRIAGGTAAVSQEVEDTILTATGGVTGDVRGDRSHGTFVSTGSFAPLPDVDQAYAGVTGTATMVRTIHGTTEVEVLVEGMPANTFAPVHLHVDSCDVAGGDHFQFVPGGSMMPPNEIHPRFTSDAVGVGRGTDTAFAIAGNDARSVVIHDPDGNKVACAEFDGPEIPDGAATTPALASFMAPELAMGDDDGGMPAWLWYAVAGWIMVSLLLGWVPRRARARRAG; encoded by the coding sequence GTGCACAGACGTCTTCTGCTGCTAGCCCTCGTTCCCTGCCTGCTGGCGTCGCTGCTGGTCGCTGCCCCCGTGGCGGCGCACCCCGAACGGCCGGCGGAGTTCCCCGCCGGGGCGCTGGGCACACCGGCGTACCGCTTCGACGGGGACACCCACGTGGTGTGCAAGCCCGACACCGAGGCGCGCCTGCAGGTGCTGCCGGATGCGCTGCGCACCCGCAACGAGGCGCTGCTGGAGGACTGTGCGTTCGAGCACATCAACGAGGCGATCGCCGAGGTCGAGGCCAACGGCGAGCAGGGCAGCCGCATCCTGGTGATGCCCGGCGTGTACCGCGAGGAGCCCTACGTGGGCGCCGTCGACCCGGCGTGCCTCGAGATCGAGCCCCCCGCCGACGACGAGGGCGGCGGCATCATGGACATCGGCGCCATCCCCCTGCCGCCGATGCAGCAGCACGAGCTGTACCAGCAGGAGGACCCCACCGAGGACGAGGGCAACAACAACCCCGGCGCGCTGGTGCTGTCCTACGAGCAGCAGCGGGAGTGCCCGTTCCTGCAGAACCTCATCCCGATCCTCGGCGACACCGACGGTGACTCGGTCTGCGACAACGCGCTGTGCAACCTGCAGATCGAGGGCACCGGCGCCTCACCGCTTGACACCGTGATCGACGGCGACTACTCCCAGCTCAACGGCATCCGCGCCGACCGGGCCGACGGGCTGTACCTGCGGAACTTCACCGTCCAGCGGTTCGAGTTCAACGCCGTGTACATCATCGAGTCCGACGGGTTCGTCTTCGAGGAGATGATCACCCGCTGGAACGACGAGTACGGGTTCCTGTCCTTCGCCGTGGACCACGGGCTGTACCAGAACTGCGAGGGGTACGGCAACGGCGACTCCGCCATCTACCCGGGGTCGGCGACCGACCTCAACCAGGACGCGGGCCTCTTCGACGACAACGAGGGCCTGCGCTTCGGCACCGAGATCCGCGGCTGCCGTGGCCACCACAACACCCTCGGCTACTCCGGCACCGCCGGCAACTCCGTGCACACCCACCACAACGAGTTCGACCGCAACCTCGTCGGCGCGGCGACCGACTCGTTGTTCCCCGACCACCCCGGCCTGCCGCAGGACCACGCCTACTTCCACGACAACCTGTTCCACTCCAACAACACCGGCTACTACGAGCGTGACCTGCTGGCCGGCAAGTGCACCGGTCCGTTCAGCGAGCGCGACTACGACGAGGGGATCGTCTGCCCGGTGGTGCCCCTTCCCGTCGGGACCGGCCTGGTGCTGGCCGGCGGCAACTACAACCTCTTCGAGAACAACCGCGTCTACGACAACTGGCGCCAGGGCACCTTCCAGTTCTTCGTGCCGGCGACCCTTCGTGGCGAGGACGCCCCCGACAAGCAGTTCGACACCTCCAACTTCAACACCTGGCGCGGGTCGACCTACGGCGTGAACATCAACGGCCTGGCCCAGCCCAACGGCACCGACATGGTGTGGGACGGCGAGGGCGAGGGGAACTGCTGGACCGACAACGTCGGCATCGACGGTGGGGCCCCCACCACCGCTGTCGGCGACGGGTCGGGTGTGTTCCAGGTCCCGGGCATCCCGCTGCCCGGATGTGACCCCCGTCCGCCGTTCACGCCCGGACCGGGCATCGTCACGGCCGCGCAGTGCGCCTCCTACTCCCGTGGCAGCGAGCCCAACCCGCCCGGCTGCAACTGGTTCTCCACCCCGGAGCCGCCGGCGGACCGCACCCCGGAGGGGCCGACGGTCGACCGCCTGGCCGGTGCCGAGCGCATCGAGACCAACCTGATGACCTCCCGTGAGGCCTTCCCGGGTCAGTCCGCCAACGTCGTGCTGGCGACGGCCGACAACTTCGCCGACGCCCTTGCCGGTGCCCCGCTGGCGGCGCACCTCGAGGCCCCCCTGCTGATCACCCCGACCGGCGGCCTCGACGACCGCGTCGCCGAGGAGATCACCCGCTTGGGTGCCCAGCGTGTCTGGCTGCTCGGTGAGACGGCCGCCCTGTCCGACACCGTGGTCGCCGACCTCGAGGCGCTGGGGATCCGCGAGATCACCCGCGTCGGCGGCGCGAACCGCTTCGAGACGGCCACCCTGATCGCCGGGATGATCGGCTCCGGCAACGCCTTCCTCGTGGAGGGTGGCGACTTCGCCTCCGCGCTGTCGGCCTCCGCCGTCGGTGCGCTCGTCGGACGGCCCGTGCTGCTGACGTCGGCCGACACCATCTCCCCCGAGCTCGAGACCTTCCTCGAGGGCGGCCTGATGGTCGACATCCGCCTGGTCGGGTCGGCCGTGTCCGACGCGGTCATGGCGCAGCTGCCGGTCGTGCAGCCCCGCATCGTCGACATCGAACGGACCGCAGGGGCCGACGCGGTGGAGACGTCCGCGATGATGGCCGAGCTCGGCGTGCAGATCGGCCAGGACGACACGGAGCTGTGGATCGCCACGGTCGACAACTGGCCGGACGCGCTCGGCGCAGCCGCGGCTGCCGCCGTCGACGAGGGCGTCCTGCTGCAGGTGCCGGCCTCGCTGGACGGCGAGTCGCCGGTGCTCGACTACATCACCGAGAAGAACTCGATCCTCGAGCACATCCGCATCGCCGGTGGGACCGCCGCCGTCAGCCAGGAGGTGGAGGACACCATCCTCACCGCCACCGGCGGCGTCACCGGCGACGTCCGCGGAGACCGGTCGCACGGGACCTTCGTGTCCACCGGATCCTTCGCCCCGCTCCCCGACGTCGACCAGGCCTACGCCGGCGTCACCGGCACCGCCACGATGGTCCGGACCATCCACGGCACCACCGAGGTCGAGGTCCTGGTCGAGGGCATGCCGGCCAACACCTTCGCGCCGGTCCACCTTCACGTGGACTCGTGCGACGTGGCCGGCGGTGACCACTTCCAGTTCGTGCCCGGTGGATCGATGATGCCGCCCAACGAGATCCACCCGCGCTTCACCTCCGACGCGGTCGGCGTGGGTCGCGGCACCGACACGGCGTTCGCCATCGCCGGCAACGACGCCCGCTCGGTGGTCATCCACGACCCCGACGGCAACAAGGTCGCCTGCGCGGAGTTCGACGGACCCGAGATCCCCGACGGTGCGGCGACCACCCCGGCGCTGGCCTCGTTCATGGCACCGGAGCTCGCGATGGGCGACGACGACGGCGGCATGCCGGCGTGGCTGTGGTACGCGGTGGCCGGCTGGATCATGGTCAGCCTGCTGCTGGGCTGGGTCCCGCGTCGGGCCCGTGCCCGTCGGGCTGGCTGA
- the cofC gene encoding 2-phospho-L-lactate guanylyltransferase, protein MVCPDRVAGDRPPPAVVAVVPLKAIGSSKTRMAPALSPDDRALLLRRTFDRVVAAARRCVAVTEVLVVVGDDRGAAWAMMSGASVVRETPGPGGLNAALAEADASLADTATLVIPADLPLVTAEDLDAMVDALPGVPGVVVCPTADGGTGGLLRAPGGVVPPCYGPGSADAHVDAARRVGVPVRRLLLPGLALDLDRPSDIALAGGWRAVTAGGRGSVDSETGPVERYPHR, encoded by the coding sequence GTGGTTTGTCCGGACCGAGTCGCTGGCGATCGCCCCCCTCCGGCGGTCGTGGCGGTCGTGCCGCTGAAGGCCATCGGCTCGTCCAAGACGCGGATGGCGCCGGCGTTGTCCCCCGACGACCGGGCGCTGCTGCTGCGCCGCACGTTCGACCGGGTCGTTGCGGCCGCCAGGCGATGTGTGGCCGTGACCGAGGTGCTGGTCGTCGTCGGTGACGACCGTGGGGCTGCCTGGGCGATGATGTCCGGCGCGTCGGTGGTCCGGGAGACCCCCGGGCCCGGCGGGCTCAACGCCGCGCTGGCCGAGGCGGACGCCTCGCTGGCCGACACTGCGACGCTGGTGATCCCCGCCGACCTGCCCCTGGTGACCGCCGAGGACCTCGACGCCATGGTCGACGCGCTCCCGGGTGTCCCCGGAGTGGTCGTGTGCCCGACGGCGGACGGTGGCACCGGTGGCCTGTTGCGTGCGCCGGGAGGGGTCGTGCCGCCGTGCTACGGGCCCGGGTCAGCCGACGCCCACGTCGACGCTGCCCGGCGGGTGGGCGTGCCCGTGCGTCGCCTCCTCCTCCCCGGGCTGGCCCTGGACCTGGACCGGCCGAGCGACATCGCCCTCGCCGGCGGGTGGCGGGCAGTGACGGCGGGCGGCCGCGGGTCCGTCGACTCGGAGACCGGGCCGGTCGAGCGGTACCCTCACCGCTGA
- a CDS encoding cold-shock protein: protein MPQGTIKSFDHGTRSGSLVLDDMTEFTYDTATFQASALAELRIGQRVRFDLEGSDDDRRVTNLQLVSL, encoded by the coding sequence ATGCCGCAGGGCACGATCAAATCGTTCGACCACGGCACCCGGTCGGGCAGCCTGGTCCTGGACGACATGACCGAGTTCACCTACGACACCGCCACCTTCCAGGCCTCCGCGCTCGCCGAGCTGCGGATCGGCCAGCGCGTGCGCTTCGACCTGGAGGGCAGCGACGACGATCGGCGCGTCACCAACCTCCAGCTCGTCTCGCTGTAG
- a CDS encoding PrsW family intramembrane metalloprotease encodes MSLFLLALAGAVLPCLLWLWFFYSRDRHDPEPIGLIIRLFLIGALPVAFVAGVVNAVALLVIAGGDLSGERALLLLPVLAIGIAPVTEETLKYWGTKLGAWRSRAFNEPMDGIIYGTTVGLGFAAAETTDYLIQAWMGVGPLGSPIDFCDAGLECFAVTAFLRGMGSAVLHATASGIAGYGMSRRRLEGRPVTTAIGFVLLAMLVHALWNTASFLVLVIPVVVYAQLVKGALERSPFVARAVVPERYWVPERFGVPGTWPTGGEPVQWRGGPPPPGSRPPTWPEPPPPHPGPPSRRPDGPPRPPGRRPRG; translated from the coding sequence ATGTCGCTGTTCCTGCTCGCCCTGGCCGGGGCGGTCCTGCCCTGCCTCCTGTGGCTGTGGTTCTTCTACAGCCGCGACCGCCACGATCCCGAGCCCATCGGGCTGATCATCAGGCTGTTCCTCATCGGTGCGCTGCCGGTGGCGTTCGTGGCCGGGGTCGTCAACGCGGTGGCGCTGCTCGTCATCGCCGGCGGGGACCTGTCGGGGGAGCGGGCGCTGCTCCTACTGCCCGTCCTGGCCATCGGCATCGCGCCGGTGACGGAGGAGACGCTGAAGTACTGGGGCACCAAGCTCGGGGCGTGGCGCAGCAGGGCCTTCAACGAGCCGATGGACGGGATCATCTACGGCACCACCGTCGGGCTGGGCTTCGCGGCGGCCGAGACGACGGACTACCTGATCCAGGCGTGGATGGGCGTCGGGCCGTTGGGCTCGCCGATCGACTTCTGCGACGCGGGGCTGGAGTGCTTCGCGGTGACCGCGTTCCTTCGGGGGATGGGATCGGCGGTGCTGCACGCCACCGCCAGCGGCATCGCCGGCTACGGGATGTCGCGGCGTCGGCTGGAGGGCCGCCCGGTCACCACGGCGATCGGGTTCGTCCTGCTGGCGATGCTGGTGCACGCCCTGTGGAACACCGCCAGCTTCCTTGTCCTGGTCATCCCCGTCGTCGTCTACGCCCAGCTGGTCAAGGGTGCGCTCGAGCGCTCCCCGTTCGTGGCTCGCGCCGTCGTGCCCGAGCGGTACTGGGTCCCCGAGCGCTTCGGCGTCCCGGGGACGTGGCCGACCGGCGGTGAGCCGGTCCAGTGGCGCGGCGGCCCACCACCGCCCGGTTCGCGGCCCCCGACGTGGCCCGAGCCCCCTCCTCCCCATCCAGGTCCGCCATCCCGACGCCCGGACGGGCCGCCGAGGCCTCCCGGTCGCCGTCCTCGAGGCTGA
- a CDS encoding alpha-ketoglutarate-dependent dioxygenase AlkB: MSATPVIARQPSLLDLDDGITHDPSFADVQRVRLDRGAWVDLSRGWVSGHESLFEAVLEAADWQVWTRPMFDKVVEQPRLSVSWSGSALPPGLEPIKAMSASLSARYGVPLTRVSANLYRDGSDSVAWHGDTHLRTLPTATVAVVSLGHPRPFKMRPRGGGRSVGWSLGRGDLAVMGGTCQRTWQHAVPKVARSGPRICVMFRTEDWDGGGGRPPSAR; this comes from the coding sequence ATGAGCGCAACGCCGGTCATCGCCCGCCAGCCCTCCCTGCTCGACCTCGACGACGGGATCACCCACGACCCGTCGTTCGCCGACGTCCAACGGGTTCGCCTCGACCGGGGCGCGTGGGTCGACCTCTCCCGCGGGTGGGTCAGCGGGCACGAGTCGTTGTTCGAAGCGGTCCTGGAGGCCGCCGACTGGCAGGTGTGGACGCGGCCGATGTTCGACAAGGTGGTCGAGCAGCCCCGGTTGTCGGTCAGCTGGTCCGGCTCGGCCCTGCCGCCCGGGCTGGAGCCCATCAAGGCGATGTCGGCGTCGCTCTCGGCCCGCTACGGCGTGCCGCTGACCCGCGTGTCGGCCAACCTGTACCGCGACGGCTCCGACTCGGTGGCCTGGCACGGCGACACGCACCTGCGCACCCTGCCGACCGCGACGGTGGCCGTGGTGTCGCTGGGGCATCCGCGGCCGTTCAAGATGCGTCCCCGCGGTGGGGGCAGGAGCGTCGGCTGGTCGCTCGGCCGCGGGGACCTCGCCGTCATGGGCGGGACCTGCCAGCGGACGTGGCAGCACGCCGTGCCCAAGGTCGCGCGGTCCGGCCCGCGGATCTGCGTCATGTTCCGTACCGAGGACTGGGACGGTGGCGGCGGTCGACCGCCGTCGGCACGGTGA